In Hwangdonia lutea, a single window of DNA contains:
- the leuC gene encoding 3-isopropylmalate dehydratase large subunit: protein MSKTLFDKVWDSHVVRKIEGGPDVFFIDRHFIHEVTSPVAFLGLKSRGLSVLYPERTFATADHNTPTINQHLPVEDPLSANQLKALEDNSNEYGISHWGLGHKKNGIVHVVGPENGITFPGATIVCGDSHTSTHGAFGAIAFGIGTSEVEMVLSTQCIMQPKPKKMRINVNGQLGKGVTPKDVALYIISQLSTSGATGYFVEYAGDVFENMTMEGRMTVCNLSIEMGARGGMIAPDETTFAYLKDKPLSLKGEAWDKAVEHWKTLKTDADATFDKELTFNASDIEPMITYGTNPGMGIGISKNIPNAEAVEGGVATYNKSLNYMGYKENDAMIGKKVDYVFLGSCTNGRIEDFRAFASIVKGRKKAENITAWLVPGSHEVQDKIKEEGLLDIINEAGFVLRQPGCSACLAMNDDKVPAGKYAVSTSNRNFEGRQGPGSRTLLASPLVAAAAAVTGVVTDPRELI, encoded by the coding sequence ATGAGTAAAACATTGTTTGACAAAGTGTGGGATTCGCACGTTGTAAGAAAGATTGAAGGTGGGCCAGATGTGTTTTTTATTGATCGCCATTTTATACACGAAGTAACTAGCCCCGTTGCTTTTTTAGGATTAAAAAGTAGAGGCCTTAGTGTGTTATACCCCGAACGTACATTTGCTACGGCAGACCACAATACCCCAACTATAAACCAGCATTTACCAGTTGAAGACCCCTTATCGGCAAATCAACTAAAAGCGTTGGAAGATAATTCTAACGAATACGGTATCAGCCATTGGGGATTAGGGCATAAAAAGAACGGTATCGTTCACGTGGTTGGGCCAGAGAATGGTATTACATTCCCGGGCGCTACAATTGTTTGTGGCGATTCGCACACATCAACTCACGGTGCTTTTGGAGCCATCGCCTTTGGTATTGGAACTTCCGAAGTCGAAATGGTACTGTCTACACAATGCATCATGCAACCTAAGCCTAAAAAAATGCGCATTAATGTAAATGGGCAATTGGGTAAAGGTGTTACGCCAAAGGATGTGGCTTTATATATCATTTCGCAATTATCAACTTCTGGCGCTACAGGCTATTTTGTTGAATACGCTGGTGATGTTTTTGAAAATATGACCATGGAAGGCCGTATGACGGTATGTAATTTATCCATTGAAATGGGAGCTCGTGGCGGCATGATTGCACCAGATGAAACCACTTTCGCTTATTTAAAAGACAAACCACTATCTCTTAAAGGTGAAGCTTGGGATAAAGCCGTAGAACATTGGAAAACCCTAAAAACCGATGCCGATGCAACTTTTGATAAAGAATTGACCTTTAATGCCAGTGATATTGAACCAATGATTACTTACGGAACAAATCCGGGCATGGGAATAGGCATTTCTAAAAATATACCAAACGCCGAAGCTGTTGAAGGTGGCGTAGCGACTTACAATAAGTCTTTGAATTATATGGGATATAAAGAAAACGATGCCATGATTGGCAAAAAAGTAGATTACGTATTCTTGGGCAGTTGTACCAATGGTAGAATTGAAGACTTTCGTGCGTTTGCATCCATTGTTAAAGGCCGAAAAAAAGCTGAAAATATCACGGCGTGGTTAGTTCCCGGGTCTCACGAAGTTCAAGACAAGATTAAAGAAGAAGGTCTTTTAGATATTATTAACGAAGCTGGTTTTGTTTTAAGACAACCGGGTTGTTCGGCTTGTTTGGCAATGAACGACGATAAAGTACCTGCAGGAAAATATGCGGTAAGCACCTCCAATAGAAACTTTGAAGGTCGCCAAGGTCCAGGTTCTCGAACCTTATTGGCAAGCCCGTTGGTTGCAGCAGCAGCAGCAGTTACTGGTGTGGTTACAGACCCTAGAGAATTAATTTAA
- a CDS encoding acyl-CoA thioesterase, producing the protein MKFQTRKWIKPEDLNPNGTLFGGRLLEWIDEEAALFAIIQFDNKKVVTKSMGAIEFVASAKQGDVVEIGIEITKVGNAYIALSCEVRNIMTHETIITISNIIMVNLGEDGKPKAHGKNI; encoded by the coding sequence ATGAAATTTCAAACAAGAAAATGGATTAAACCCGAAGATTTAAACCCAAACGGCACCCTTTTTGGCGGTCGCCTTTTAGAATGGATAGACGAAGAAGCAGCCTTGTTTGCCATTATTCAATTTGATAACAAAAAAGTAGTTACCAAATCTATGGGCGCAATCGAATTTGTAGCCTCGGCAAAACAGGGTGATGTTGTAGAAATTGGTATTGAAATCACCAAGGTTGGAAACGCTTATATCGCCTTAAGCTGTGAGGTTAGAAATATTATGACGCACGAAACCATAATTACCATTTCCAACATTATCATGGTTAATTTGGGTGAAGACGGGAAGCCCAAAGCGCATGGTAAAAACATCTAA
- a CDS encoding glyoxalase — protein sequence MNSRLLNLKSIRPEISSTTIKDNMSADERFQNLVLRPVIKLQNDLLIEVFKNYVVKHKSVFYDLSLQKRMDYIENAIQKDMKFRNSVKGMIIGLFTVEEYLIYIENSSALNKRMMHIVKERLLSHIQLFEKPELLAAV from the coding sequence ATGAACTCACGATTATTAAACCTAAAAAGTATTCGCCCCGAAATTTCATCGACAACTATTAAAGATAACATGAGTGCGGATGAGCGTTTTCAGAATTTAGTTTTGCGCCCTGTTATTAAGCTGCAAAATGATTTGCTTATTGAAGTTTTTAAAAATTATGTGGTTAAACATAAATCTGTTTTTTATGATTTGTCTCTACAAAAGCGCATGGATTATATTGAAAATGCCATTCAAAAAGATATGAAATTTAGAAACTCTGTAAAAGGCATGATTATCGGACTTTTTACTGTTGAAGAATATTTAATCTACATTGAAAACTCCTCGGCTTTAAACAAACGCATGATGCATATTGTAAAGGAGCGTTTGTTAAGCCATATTCAATTGTTTGAAAAACCCGAATTGTTAGCGGCGGTTTAA
- a CDS encoding DUF2461 domain-containing protein has translation MSTQALKLALNFFKKLEKNNNRDWFNENKPEFKAIETEIKKIYNSVLENLNKHDEIDKLKIFRIYRDVRFSKNKLPYKTHFGGSFHRAKPKLRGGYYLHIQPNNESFIATGFWEPAKEDLLRIRKEFEMDDQEIRNIIENKSFKKVWGGLVGDEVKSAPRGFDKAHKAIDLIKKKQYIFVKKYTDKDVLNPGFLDDVNASFKAIRPYFDYMSDVLTTDLNGVSLIE, from the coding sequence ATGAGCACACAGGCATTAAAATTGGCATTAAACTTTTTTAAAAAACTGGAAAAAAACAACAATCGCGATTGGTTTAACGAAAACAAACCAGAGTTTAAAGCGATTGAAACTGAGATTAAAAAAATTTATAATTCGGTTTTAGAAAATCTAAATAAACACGACGAGATAGACAAACTAAAAATTTTTAGAATATACAGGGATGTTCGTTTTTCTAAAAATAAGCTACCATACAAAACCCATTTTGGAGGCTCGTTTCACAGAGCAAAGCCCAAATTACGTGGTGGCTATTATCTGCATATTCAGCCTAACAACGAGAGCTTTATAGCTACCGGATTTTGGGAGCCTGCTAAAGAAGATTTGTTGCGCATTCGCAAGGAATTTGAAATGGACGACCAAGAAATCCGGAATATAATTGAAAACAAATCCTTTAAGAAAGTTTGGGGAGGCTTAGTTGGCGACGAAGTAAAATCTGCCCCTAGAGGTTTTGATAAAGCACACAAAGCCATCGATTTAATTAAAAAGAAACAATATATTTTCGTTAAAAAATATACTGACAAAGATGTTTTAAACCCTGGTTTTTTAGACGATGTCAATGCGTCGTTTAAAGCCATTCGTCCGTATTTCGATTATATGAGTGATGTGCTTACTACCGATTTAAATGGCGTGTCTTTAATTGAATAG
- a CDS encoding mechanosensitive ion channel family protein codes for METTITEAFDAIVTKLKDWLSTLIEYLPNFGLALLVLITAFFVAKYVNKYTYKLVSKKVKQESVAQIISRISAVVLVLLGLYVALGILNLSKTLTSLLATAGVAGLAIGLALQNTLSNTVAGIVLSFRKKIQIGNWVETNGFSGEVIDINLKEFVLKEADNNIVIMPNKMILENPLKNYSLTTKMRVSIECGVGYESDLEQVKSLTKQTIAQAFDQVESEDNVEFYYTEFGGSSINYLCRFWIDAESMLEKLRAKTTAIIEIKKAYDKAGINIPFPIRTLQFDNKLALENSEQSKEISEN; via the coding sequence ATGGAAACCACAATAACAGAAGCTTTTGATGCCATTGTAACAAAATTAAAAGATTGGCTATCAACCTTAATCGAGTATTTACCAAATTTCGGATTAGCGCTTTTAGTACTAATTACGGCATTTTTTGTAGCCAAATATGTAAATAAATACACTTATAAATTAGTCTCTAAAAAAGTTAAACAGGAATCTGTCGCTCAAATTATTTCTCGTATTTCGGCAGTAGTTCTCGTTTTATTGGGGCTTTATGTAGCCTTGGGTATTTTAAATTTAAGCAAAACCCTAACCTCATTATTAGCCACTGCCGGTGTGGCAGGTTTAGCCATTGGTTTGGCCTTGCAAAATACGCTTAGTAACACCGTAGCGGGTATTGTTTTATCGTTCAGAAAAAAAATACAAATAGGAAATTGGGTGGAGACCAATGGTTTTTCTGGCGAAGTGATTGATATTAATTTAAAGGAATTCGTTTTAAAGGAAGCCGATAACAATATCGTCATCATGCCAAATAAAATGATTTTGGAAAACCCATTGAAAAATTATTCGCTAACCACTAAAATGCGGGTTTCTATTGAATGTGGCGTGGGTTACGAATCGGATTTAGAGCAAGTAAAATCATTAACAAAACAAACCATTGCCCAAGCTTTTGACCAGGTTGAAAGCGAAGATAATGTCGAGTTTTACTATACCGAATTTGGTGGCAGCTCAATAAACTATTTATGTAGGTTTTGGATAGATGCAGAAAGTATGTTGGAAAAATTACGAGCCAAAACCACGGCTATAATTGAAATTAAGAAAGCCTATGATAAAGCTGGAATAAACATACCATTTCCTATTCGTACGCTTCAATTTGATAATAAATTGGCTCTTGAAAATTCTGAACAATCAAAGGAAATTTCAGAAAATTAA
- a CDS encoding tRNA pseudouridine synthase A, whose translation MNKYFYLISIQYLGYRFHGWQKQPDVKTLHLMVDRTLNFILEGKRFKSLSSGRTDAMVSAENAAIELFLFEPIEDLNAFLEIFNYNLPQDIRALDIKEVDDKFNIIQHSKVKEYLYLFAYGQKCHPFCAPIMTTILDDLDIGLMQQGAKLFEGENYLRAYCYKPTDNGVYNREILLCELVENTIYKANYFPEKSYVLRVKGKGFMRNQIRLMMGTLIDLGKGKLSLDDIRTSLLPNSTVKMNYIAPASGLILNKIEFE comes from the coding sequence ATGAACAAGTATTTTTATCTCATTTCCATTCAATATTTAGGCTATCGTTTTCATGGTTGGCAAAAGCAACCCGATGTAAAAACCTTACATTTAATGGTTGATAGAACGTTAAACTTTATTTTAGAAGGTAAACGTTTTAAGAGTTTAAGCTCTGGCAGAACCGATGCGATGGTTTCAGCTGAAAACGCGGCAATCGAATTGTTTTTATTTGAGCCCATTGAAGATTTAAACGCCTTTTTAGAAATATTCAATTATAACTTACCTCAAGATATCCGCGCTTTAGATATTAAGGAGGTTGATGATAAATTTAATATTATTCAGCACTCCAAAGTTAAAGAGTATCTGTATTTGTTTGCCTATGGACAAAAATGCCATCCGTTCTGTGCACCGATAATGACCACAATTCTCGATGATTTGGATATAGGTTTAATGCAGCAAGGCGCCAAACTTTTTGAAGGCGAAAACTACTTAAGAGCCTATTGTTACAAACCTACTGACAATGGTGTTTACAACAGGGAGATATTACTTTGCGAATTGGTTGAAAACACCATTTATAAGGCTAATTATTTTCCTGAAAAATCATACGTGCTACGAGTAAAAGGCAAAGGGTTTATGCGAAATCAAATCCGTTTAATGATGGGAACCCTCATTGATTTGGGAAAAGGAAAATTATCTTTAGACGATATTCGTACAAGTCTACTTCCAAATAGCACGGTAAAAATGAATTATATCGCTCCCGCTTCAGGGCTCATTTTAAATAAAATTGAATTTGAATAG
- the hisIE gene encoding bifunctional phosphoribosyl-AMP cyclohydrolase/phosphoribosyl-ATP diphosphatase HisIE, whose translation MNIKYDSNGLVPAIIQDATTKNVLMLGYMNEAAYKKTLETKQVTFFSRSKQRLWTKGEESGNVLNLVEIKNDCDNDSLLIQVNPMGPTCHKGTDNCWGEKNTANYGFFSTLENIIAERVANKDTKTSYVASLFSKGINKVAQKVGEEAVETVIEAMDNNDELFLYESSDLLFHYLMLLQAKGFTLKDIEAELKSRHK comes from the coding sequence ATGAATATAAAATACGATTCAAACGGACTTGTTCCCGCAATCATTCAAGATGCCACAACCAAAAACGTGTTGATGTTGGGTTATATGAATGAAGCTGCCTATAAAAAAACCTTAGAAACCAAACAAGTCACTTTTTTTAGCAGAAGCAAACAACGCTTGTGGACCAAAGGTGAGGAAAGCGGGAATGTTTTAAATCTTGTGGAAATAAAAAATGACTGCGATAACGATTCACTTTTAATACAAGTAAATCCAATGGGGCCAACTTGCCACAAAGGCACCGATAATTGCTGGGGAGAAAAAAATACAGCTAATTACGGATTCTTTTCAACTTTGGAAAACATAATTGCAGAACGCGTTGCCAATAAAGACACCAAAACATCTTATGTAGCAAGTTTATTTTCAAAAGGTATAAATAAAGTGGCTCAAAAAGTAGGCGAGGAGGCTGTGGAAACGGTTATTGAAGCCATGGATAATAACGATGAGCTATTTCTATACGAATCGTCCGATTTGCTGTTTCATTATTTAATGCTGCTTCAAGCTAAGGGATTCACTTTAAAAGATATTGAGGCAGAATTAAAAAGCAGGCATAAATAA